From a single Flavobacteriales bacterium genomic region:
- a CDS encoding ABC transporter permease — translation MAWRSIRSTLLRTILTIVIIAVGITALVAILTAIDVLKISLTESFSSMGVNTFSIRNRGMGIRIGSGGERPKQFESITYDEAMAFKERFGFPADISVTTRGTGSATIKYRDKKSNPNNSVLGVDEAYLATSGYELAAGRNFTQQEVNLGYPSVIIGREIASFFFGSASKALDQNIKIASGTYRIIGVLKEKGTSVGMNNDRVCMIPIQNVRQQYGRPDMNFVIQVKAASIEMMEAAIGEATGLFRIIRGVQRGEEDSFEIFKSDSLANVLIEKIAWMGLVGTIIGIITLMGAAIGLMNIMLVAVTERTREIGIRKALGATRRAIMWQFLIETIVICQLGGIAGIVFGTIVGNLVALVMHVGAVLPVLWMTLGLIMCMITGLLAGLIPALKASRLPPIEALRVE, via the coding sequence ATGGCCTGGCGCTCTATCCGGAGCACCTTGCTGCGGACCATCCTGACCATCGTGATCATTGCCGTTGGCATTACGGCACTGGTTGCCATCTTAACCGCTATTGACGTATTGAAGATCAGCCTGACCGAAAGTTTCTCCAGCATGGGCGTCAACACCTTCAGTATCCGCAACCGGGGCATGGGCATCCGCATCGGTTCCGGCGGTGAACGTCCGAAACAATTTGAATCCATCACCTATGATGAAGCAATGGCCTTCAAGGAACGATTCGGTTTTCCGGCAGACATTTCCGTAACCACACGCGGAACCGGTTCCGCCACGATCAAATACAGGGATAAGAAATCAAACCCCAACAATTCCGTATTGGGGGTAGACGAAGCATATCTCGCCACGTCGGGATATGAATTGGCAGCTGGTCGTAATTTTACACAGCAGGAGGTCAACCTCGGATATCCCAGCGTAATCATCGGTAGGGAGATCGCATCCTTTTTCTTTGGTAGCGCCAGCAAAGCACTTGATCAAAACATCAAAATTGCCTCCGGCACCTACCGGATCATAGGTGTATTGAAGGAAAAAGGCACATCCGTGGGCATGAACAACGACCGGGTGTGTATGATACCCATCCAGAATGTTCGTCAGCAGTACGGCAGACCCGATATGAACTTTGTTATCCAGGTAAAAGCCGCCAGCATTGAAATGATGGAAGCCGCCATCGGTGAAGCCACGGGATTGTTCCGGATCATTCGCGGCGTACAACGTGGCGAAGAGGATTCATTTGAGATTTTCAAAAGTGACAGCCTGGCCAATGTGCTCATCGAGAAAATTGCATGGATGGGCCTTGTGGGTACCATCATCGGAATCATCACGCTGATGGGAGCCGCCATCGGTTTGATGAATATCATGCTGGTTGCCGTAACAGAACGTACCCGTGAGATTGGCATCCGCAAGGCACTTGGTGCAACAAGAAGGGCCATTATGTGGCAGTTTCTGATCGAAACCATTGTCATCTGCCAGTTGGGTGGCATTGCCGGTATCGTGTTCGGCACAATCGTTGGCAACCTGGTTGCCCTCGTTATGCATGTGGGTGCAGTACTGCCGGTTTTGTGGATGACGTTGGGATTGATCATGTGCATGATCACGGGGCTCCTGGCCGGCCTGATCCCTGCCTTGAAAGCATCCCGCCTTCCGCCCATTGAAGCCCTTCGGGTGGAATAA
- the coaD gene encoding pantetheine-phosphate adenylyltransferase produces MERIAVFPGSFDPITRGHESVVHRALNVFDRIIVGVGHNSAKQYMFPIEQREAWIRSVFKNESRVTCESYEGLTVEFCRKVDARFILRGIRNTNDFEFERTIAAMNHAMAPEIETVSVFPVPEVFAINSTVVRDILKHGGDVSQFVPSSVQIP; encoded by the coding sequence ATGGAACGAATCGCCGTATTCCCGGGGTCATTCGACCCCATTACCCGAGGCCACGAATCCGTGGTGCATCGCGCCCTGAACGTATTCGACCGCATCATTGTGGGTGTAGGTCACAACTCCGCGAAACAATACATGTTCCCGATCGAGCAACGTGAAGCATGGATACGGTCGGTATTCAAAAACGAAAGCCGCGTAACGTGTGAATCCTACGAAGGGCTAACCGTAGAATTCTGCCGAAAGGTTGACGCCCGGTTCATCCTGCGCGGGATCAGGAACACGAACGACTTCGAATTCGAACGCACCATAGCCGCCATGAACCATGCCATGGCCCCTGAGATTGAAACGGTATCTGTATTCCCCGTACCCGAGGTGTTTGCAATAAACTCAACCGTTGTCCGTGATATCCTAAAGCACGGCGGAGATGTGAGCCAGTTCGTGCCTTCATCCGTTCAAATTCCCTGA
- a CDS encoding 30S ribosomal protein S6 — MSEIKNRYETVFIMTPVLSDEQLKETVSKIKNLLKDEGAEVIHERKWGLRKLAYPIQKKSTGFYHLLEYAAPGTAIDALEVELKRDERVLRFLTVKLDKHAVAYNERKRDKSSKKSEDVKPQPEEA; from the coding sequence ATGTCTGAGATCAAAAACAGGTATGAAACAGTGTTCATCATGACACCCGTTCTGTCCGATGAACAGTTGAAAGAAACAGTTTCCAAGATCAAGAATCTGCTGAAAGATGAAGGTGCTGAAGTGATCCATGAACGCAAGTGGGGGCTTCGGAAGCTGGCTTACCCCATTCAAAAGAAATCAACCGGTTTTTATCACCTGTTGGAATACGCTGCACCCGGCACCGCCATTGATGCACTTGAGGTGGAACTGAAACGGGATGAGCGTGTGCTAAGGTTCCTCACGGTGAAGCTCGATAAGCATGCGGTCGCTTACAATGAAAGAAAGCGCGACAAGAGCAGCAAGAAGAGCGAGGACGTGAAGCCGCAGCCAGAAGAAGCATAA
- a CDS encoding DNA polymerase III subunit gamma/tau yields the protein MEPFIVSARKYRPSRFDTVIGQESITSTLKNAIRNHHLAQAFLFCGPRGVGKTTCARILAKTINCENLTEEGEACNACVSCQSFNEGKSLNVFELDAASNNHVEDIRSLIDQVRFSPQAGQYKVYIIDEVHMLSQQAFNAFLKTLEEPPAHAKFILATTEKQKVLPTILSRCQIFDFRRVGIEDIAKHLAFVAKHEGVEAEMEALHVIAQKADGALRDALSTFDQLVSYSGHQLTYKDVVENLNILDHDVFFQMTDHLLEHNTTGAFLLFDEVITRGFDGHHFINGLNGHIRNLLVSKDPQTIPLIEASQNIKDRYLEQSRRCSHPFLLRALDLGNTCDLQYRGSKNPRFLVELTLMKMAGGSAEQEPAAAPAPKKETSSSKPPATNPIQQEKKAEKKEPAPSQKPEQKSPAAAAQPAREEIATPPSPSEPTPPSHQSKTISISGILQKKGEPGNDTSPVETTPEEKHPFTQEELMVHWRAFALQSKEEGRANLHATLMKREPEIGDDFRLMLLIDNKAQEEELESQKAHLLGHLRKQLRNSAIQLETEINREEQDQTPYTAKDKFDKMAEKNPNIQKLRQQLDLDIDY from the coding sequence ATGGAACCATTTATAGTATCCGCACGAAAATACAGACCTTCCCGCTTCGATACGGTCATCGGTCAGGAGTCCATCACCTCCACCCTGAAGAATGCCATCCGCAATCATCACCTGGCACAGGCATTTCTTTTTTGCGGACCCCGCGGTGTGGGCAAAACCACCTGTGCGAGGATACTGGCCAAAACCATCAACTGCGAAAACCTGACCGAAGAAGGCGAAGCGTGCAATGCCTGCGTCTCCTGCCAGTCGTTCAATGAAGGGAAGTCCCTGAACGTATTCGAGCTTGATGCCGCATCCAACAACCATGTGGAAGACATAAGAAGCCTGATTGACCAGGTACGGTTCTCTCCGCAGGCAGGTCAATATAAGGTGTACATCATCGATGAGGTACACATGCTATCGCAACAGGCATTCAATGCATTCCTGAAAACCCTGGAAGAGCCTCCCGCCCACGCCAAGTTTATCCTGGCAACCACGGAAAAGCAAAAAGTGCTGCCGACCATCCTGTCGCGTTGTCAGATCTTCGACTTTCGCAGGGTTGGTATTGAAGATATTGCCAAGCACCTGGCTTTCGTTGCCAAACACGAAGGCGTAGAAGCGGAAATGGAAGCCCTCCATGTGATTGCCCAGAAGGCCGACGGCGCCCTCCGGGATGCCCTCTCCACCTTCGACCAACTGGTCAGTTACAGTGGGCACCAGCTTACCTATAAGGATGTGGTGGAAAACCTCAACATCCTTGATCACGATGTATTCTTCCAGATGACCGATCACCTGCTGGAACATAATACCACCGGTGCGTTCCTTTTGTTTGACGAAGTGATCACTCGCGGATTTGATGGCCATCATTTTATCAACGGACTGAACGGACACATCCGCAACCTGCTTGTAAGCAAAGATCCCCAGACCATCCCACTGATCGAAGCCAGCCAGAACATCAAAGACCGATACCTGGAACAATCCAGGCGTTGCTCCCACCCGTTCCTTTTACGGGCACTGGATCTTGGCAATACCTGCGACCTGCAATATCGCGGGTCTAAGAATCCACGGTTCCTGGTGGAACTCACCCTGATGAAAATGGCGGGCGGTTCAGCCGAACAAGAACCTGCAGCCGCACCCGCCCCTAAAAAGGAAACATCATCGTCCAAACCGCCGGCAACGAACCCGATACAACAGGAAAAAAAAGCAGAAAAGAAAGAACCCGCTCCTTCACAGAAGCCTGAGCAAAAGTCACCCGCCGCAGCGGCTCAACCGGCAAGGGAGGAAATCGCCACACCTCCATCGCCCTCGGAACCGACACCACCATCACATCAGTCCAAAACAATTTCCATCTCCGGTATCCTTCAGAAAAAAGGAGAACCCGGCAACGACACCTCACCTGTAGAAACAACCCCTGAAGAAAAACACCCGTTCACGCAGGAAGAACTGATGGTGCATTGGAGGGCATTTGCCCTGCAGTCCAAGGAAGAAGGCCGCGCCAACCTGCACGCAACCCTGATGAAGCGGGAGCCTGAAATCGGGGACGATTTCCGGTTGATGTTGCTCATAGACAACAAAGCCCAGGAAGAAGAACTGGAATCTCAGAAAGCCCACTTGCTCGGTCACCTCCGCAAACAACTGCGGAATTCCGCCATTCAGCTTGAAACAGAGATCAACCGGGAAGAACAGGACCAAACCCCATACACCGCCAAGGACAAGTTCGATAAGATGGCGGAGAAAAATCCGAACATCCAGAAACTGCGCCAGCAATTGGATCTGGATATCGACTATTAA
- the rsmD gene encoding 16S rRNA (guanine(966)-N(2))-methyltransferase RsmD, whose amino-acid sequence MRIIGGKYKGRCFQPPAKLSLRPTTDFAKESLFNILTNRLDWEQCTCLDLFSGTGSLTYECLSRGAAGAWAVEKNRASVNFIRKTLTDLNENATVIQEDVLRFLKKPGREFDLVLADPPYDLPELAELPELVLNQGWVGADGLFVLEHGADHSFSDVPEFLEMRKYGSVNFSIFSARSNMT is encoded by the coding sequence GTGCGCATCATAGGCGGCAAATACAAAGGCAGGTGCTTTCAACCTCCCGCCAAATTATCACTGAGGCCCACGACCGATTTTGCCAAAGAATCGCTGTTCAATATTCTCACCAACCGGTTGGACTGGGAACAATGCACTTGCCTGGACCTGTTCAGCGGCACCGGTAGTCTGACCTATGAATGTTTGTCAAGAGGTGCAGCCGGCGCCTGGGCCGTGGAAAAAAACCGAGCCTCAGTAAATTTTATCCGCAAAACCTTGACAGACCTGAATGAAAATGCCACGGTGATCCAGGAGGACGTATTGCGCTTTCTGAAAAAACCCGGCAGGGAATTTGATCTGGTACTGGCAGACCCACCTTACGATCTGCCAGAACTGGCTGAATTGCCCGAACTCGTGCTGAACCAGGGATGGGTTGGAGCGGATGGTTTATTCGTGCTTGAACACGGAGCCGATCATTCATTCTCCGATGTACCGGAGTTCCTGGAAATGCGGAAGTACGGAAGCGTGAATTTCAGTATCTTTTCTGCACGGTCCAACATGACTTAA
- the dnaK gene encoding molecular chaperone DnaK — protein sequence MGKIIGIDLGTTNSCVSVMEGNEPVVIPNSEGKRTTPSIVAFLDNGERKVGDPAKRQAITNPERTIYSIKRFMGASFDEVQSEIKRVPYKVEKGDNNTPRVRINDRLYTPQEISAMVLQKMKKTAEDYLGTEVTEAVITVPAYFNDAQRQATKEAGEIAGLTVKRIINEPTAAALAYGLDKKMEDLKIAVFDLGGGTFDISILELGEGVFEVKSTNGDTHLGGDDFDDVIINWLAEEFQKNEGPDLRKDPMALQRLKEAAEKAKIELSSASSTEINLPYIMPVDGIPKHLVKTLSRAQFEQLADGLIQRTLQPCKMALKDAGIPASEISEVILVGGSTRIPAIQEVVEKFFGKKPSKGVNPDEVVAIGAAIQGGVLTGEVKDVLLLDVTPLSLGIETMGGVFTRLIEANTTIPTKKSETFSTAADNQPSVEIHVLQGERPMASDNRTIGRFHLADIPPAPRGVPKIEVTFDIDANGILNVSAKDQATGKSQQIRIEASSGLSDSEIEKMKKEAEANAASDNAKKEEAEKVNKADTMIFQTEKQLKEYGDKLSAGNKSNIEAALSTLKDVHGKKDLAGIEAALTKLDDAWKAASEEMYKATQEGAQASAGGNGSQQADSSQDGEVTDVDFEEVKDENGK from the coding sequence ATGGGAAAAATAATAGGAATAGACCTGGGAACCACCAACTCTTGTGTTTCTGTAATGGAGGGAAATGAGCCGGTGGTGATTCCAAACAGTGAAGGTAAAAGAACGACTCCTTCCATTGTGGCATTTCTGGACAACGGAGAGCGCAAGGTAGGTGATCCGGCCAAACGTCAGGCCATTACCAATCCGGAACGTACGATCTATTCAATCAAGCGGTTCATGGGAGCCTCTTTTGATGAAGTGCAGTCGGAGATCAAGCGGGTACCATACAAGGTAGAAAAAGGGGATAATAACACCCCCCGCGTTCGTATCAACGACAGGTTATATACACCGCAGGAGATTTCGGCCATGGTGTTGCAGAAAATGAAGAAGACCGCCGAAGACTACCTGGGAACGGAAGTGACAGAAGCCGTAATCACGGTTCCGGCATATTTCAACGATGCCCAAAGGCAGGCTACCAAGGAGGCGGGTGAGATCGCCGGTCTCACGGTGAAGCGCATCATCAACGAACCCACCGCTGCGGCGTTGGCCTACGGGTTGGATAAAAAGATGGAAGACCTGAAGATCGCTGTGTTTGACTTGGGTGGTGGTACATTTGATATTTCCATCCTCGAGTTGGGTGAAGGTGTGTTCGAGGTGAAATCCACCAATGGCGATACCCACCTGGGTGGTGACGATTTCGACGATGTGATCATCAACTGGCTCGCTGAAGAATTCCAGAAGAATGAAGGCCCCGATCTGCGTAAAGATCCGATGGCATTGCAACGTCTGAAGGAAGCTGCCGAAAAAGCCAAAATTGAGTTGTCAAGCGCGTCATCCACAGAAATCAACCTGCCTTACATCATGCCTGTAGACGGAATTCCCAAACACTTGGTGAAAACGTTGTCAAGGGCACAATTCGAACAACTCGCAGATGGTTTGATTCAGCGTACACTCCAGCCTTGTAAGATGGCTTTGAAGGATGCAGGCATTCCCGCCAGCGAGATCTCGGAAGTGATTTTGGTGGGTGGATCTACCCGTATTCCTGCCATTCAGGAAGTAGTGGAGAAGTTCTTCGGAAAGAAACCCTCCAAAGGTGTGAACCCAGACGAAGTGGTTGCCATCGGTGCTGCCATTCAAGGCGGTGTACTCACCGGAGAAGTAAAGGATGTGTTGTTGCTGGACGTAACACCGTTGTCGCTGGGAATCGAAACCATGGGCGGTGTGTTCACCAGGCTGATCGAAGCCAACACCACCATTCCGACAAAGAAATCAGAAACTTTCAGCACGGCAGCAGATAACCAGCCGTCGGTTGAGATTCATGTGCTGCAGGGGGAACGCCCAATGGCATCCGACAACCGTACCATCGGTAGGTTCCATTTGGCAGACATTCCGCCGGCACCGCGCGGTGTTCCCAAGATCGAGGTGACATTCGACATTGATGCGAACGGTATTCTGAACGTATCGGCCAAAGATCAGGCTACGGGCAAGTCACAACAGATCCGTATTGAAGCTTCATCCGGGTTGTCAGACAGTGAAATCGAGAAGATGAAGAAAGAAGCGGAAGCCAATGCTGCCAGTGACAATGCCAAGAAAGAAGAAGCCGAGAAAGTTAACAAAGCCGATACCATGATTTTCCAGACGGAGAAGCAACTGAAGGAATACGGTGATAAGCTTTCCGCCGGCAACAAATCAAATATCGAAGCGGCTCTTTCAACGCTGAAAGATGTGCACGGCAAGAAAGACCTGGCAGGAATTGAAGCGGCCCTTACCAAACTGGATGATGCATGGAAAGCAGCTTCCGAGGAAATGTACAAGGCCACCCAGGAAGGTGCGCAAGCATCGGCCGGAGGGAACGGTTCCCAGCAGGCAGATTCTTCACAGGACGGAGAAGTAACCGATGTGGATTTTGAAGAAGTGAAGGACGAGAACGGTAAGTAA
- a CDS encoding DUF3822 family protein, which translates to METGNNHPQPLPPLAPTFHLTGSAFQPDQPEQYRLTLELDGYFLKYTALHVASRRFEKVGRIELNQAAPAPWADAWKQLSLPGEAFASTHLILHNKAYTLVPQGLFDAGGINDYLNYHYGEDPQAMSQFMPLPVMNAVGVFRADRNLHAWALQHLPGGHIVHPMSILIESLLSLYKHEPKAQMFIHVRTGFIDVVVISNRALLLANSFECHSPEDHLYYVLFVMEQLALTPSETETALMGDILEGDALHLLMAQYLHHIRFEGRPLTIDYADPYRDIPAHQFFILHQEYLCAS; encoded by the coding sequence ATGGAAACTGGGAATAACCACCCACAACCGCTTCCACCGCTCGCCCCCACATTTCATCTGACCGGATCAGCCTTTCAGCCGGATCAGCCAGAACAATACAGGCTTACCCTTGAGTTGGACGGATATTTTCTGAAGTATACCGCACTCCACGTTGCCTCACGCAGGTTTGAAAAAGTAGGCCGGATAGAACTGAACCAGGCAGCACCCGCCCCCTGGGCCGATGCATGGAAACAGCTTTCCTTACCCGGAGAAGCGTTTGCCTCCACCCACCTGATCCTCCACAACAAAGCTTATACCCTTGTTCCCCAGGGACTCTTCGATGCCGGCGGAATCAACGATTACCTGAATTATCATTACGGAGAAGACCCTCAAGCCATGTCCCAGTTCATGCCCCTGCCGGTCATGAACGCGGTGGGGGTATTCCGGGCCGACCGGAATCTGCACGCCTGGGCCTTGCAACATCTGCCTGGCGGGCATATCGTTCACCCGATGTCCATCCTGATCGAATCCCTGCTTTCGTTATACAAACACGAACCCAAGGCCCAGATGTTCATTCATGTACGCACCGGTTTTATTGACGTTGTGGTGATCAGTAACCGCGCCCTGCTGCTCGCCAACAGCTTTGAATGCCATTCGCCGGAAGACCATCTGTACTATGTGTTGTTCGTGATGGAACAACTGGCCCTCACTCCTTCGGAAACGGAAACAGCCTTGATGGGAGACATCCTGGAAGGTGATGCACTGCACCTGCTGATGGCCCAGTACCTTCATCATATTCGCTTTGAAGGTCGCCCGCTCACAATCGACTACGCCGACCCATACCGGGATATCCCCGCCCACCAGTTTTTTATCTTACACCAGGAATACCTGTGCGCATCATAG
- a CDS encoding 30S ribosomal protein S18 — MSADSEIRYLTPPTVEVKKKKYCWFQKNKIHYIDYKDPDFLLRFVNEQGKILPRRITGTSLKYQRKLSTAIKRARHLSLLPYVGDMLK, encoded by the coding sequence ATGTCAGCTGATTCAGAAATCAGGTACCTCACCCCTCCGACGGTAGAGGTAAAAAAGAAAAAGTACTGCTGGTTCCAAAAAAACAAGATCCACTACATTGATTACAAGGATCCCGACTTCCTGCTTCGTTTTGTGAACGAGCAAGGCAAGATTCTTCCCCGCAGGATCACAGGTACTTCTCTGAAGTATCAGAGAAAGTTGTCGACCGCTATCAAGCGTGCGCGTCATCTTTCGTTGCTCCCCTATGTTGGTGACATGCTTAAATAA
- a CDS encoding RluA family pseudouridine synthase, with protein sequence MTRNNTDGAILPDVLYEDNHLIAVNKRPSDIVQGDRTGDVPLSEQVAEYIAAKYEKPGKAFIGVTHRIDRPVSGVVLFARTSKALARINQMFRENTIRKTYWAVVSARPPQTEGELTNHLLKHADTNKSVVVSPGKGKEAITRYKLLLSSDRYHLLEVKPLTGRHHQIRVQLAHMGCPIKGDLKYGAKRSNQDASIHLHARSIHLEHPVRKDEMEIVAPPPSGDPLWQFFTQQLQVAK encoded by the coding sequence ATGACAAGGAACAATACTGACGGTGCAATCCTGCCCGACGTGTTATATGAAGACAACCACCTGATTGCCGTGAACAAGCGTCCGTCGGATATTGTTCAGGGTGACAGGACGGGAGACGTACCCCTGAGTGAACAGGTGGCCGAATACATTGCAGCGAAATATGAAAAGCCGGGCAAAGCTTTCATTGGAGTAACCCACCGGATCGACCGGCCGGTAAGTGGCGTGGTGCTGTTCGCCAGAACATCCAAAGCGCTTGCCAGGATCAATCAGATGTTTCGGGAAAACACAATACGCAAAACGTACTGGGCCGTGGTGAGTGCACGACCACCTCAAACGGAAGGCGAACTGACCAACCACCTGCTGAAGCATGCCGATACCAACAAATCGGTGGTGGTTTCTCCAGGAAAAGGCAAGGAAGCAATCACACGTTACAAACTGCTGTTATCTAGCGATCGTTACCATCTGCTTGAAGTCAAGCCGCTGACAGGACGCCACCATCAGATCCGCGTTCAACTCGCACACATGGGTTGCCCGATCAAGGGCGACCTCAAGTATGGCGCCAAACGATCCAACCAAGACGCTTCCATCCACCTGCACGCCCGCTCAATTCATTTGGAGCATCCCGTCAGGAAAGATGAAATGGAAATTGTAGCCCCTCCTCCGTCCGGAGATCCGCTCTGGCAGTTTTTCACCCAACAATTGCAGGTAGCAAAGTGA
- the panB gene encoding 3-methyl-2-oxobutanoate hydroxymethyltransferase: MGSQNIKQVKRVTTHVLQEMKRRGEKISMLTSYDFSLARIVDQAGVDVILVGDSASNVMAGHETTLPITLDQMIYHASSVIRAVQRALVVVDLPFGSYQGNSKEALNSSIRIMKESGAHAVKLEGGREVKESVERIVSAGVPVMGHLGLTPQSIYKFGTYVVRAREEEEAKKLLEDIRILQDSGCFGVVLEKIPARLAAQAAASVDIPVIGIGAGNQVDGQVLVLHDMLGLNQEFSPRFLRRYLNLFEDIKQAVSRYTQDVKEKKFPNDKEQY; encoded by the coding sequence ATGGGCTCACAAAACATCAAACAGGTTAAAAGAGTAACCACCCATGTACTTCAGGAAATGAAGCGGAGGGGGGAAAAAATCTCCATGCTTACATCTTACGACTTTTCACTGGCGAGGATTGTGGACCAGGCCGGGGTTGACGTCATCCTGGTTGGTGATTCCGCTTCAAACGTAATGGCGGGCCACGAAACCACTTTGCCCATCACACTTGACCAGATGATCTATCACGCTTCATCGGTGATCAGGGCGGTGCAACGTGCATTGGTGGTGGTTGACCTGCCCTTCGGTAGCTACCAGGGCAACTCGAAAGAAGCGCTCAATTCTTCCATCCGCATCATGAAAGAATCCGGCGCACATGCTGTGAAACTGGAAGGCGGACGGGAAGTAAAGGAATCGGTTGAACGCATTGTATCTGCCGGGGTGCCCGTGATGGGACACCTGGGACTGACCCCCCAATCGATTTACAAGTTTGGCACCTATGTGGTCCGCGCAAGAGAAGAAGAAGAAGCCAAAAAGCTGCTGGAAGACATCCGCATTCTGCAGGATTCCGGTTGTTTCGGGGTTGTACTTGAGAAGATTCCCGCCAGGCTTGCCGCACAAGCTGCAGCCAGCGTAGACATTCCCGTGATTGGAATCGGGGCCGGCAACCAGGTAGACGGGCAAGTGCTTGTGCTACATGATATGCTGGGGCTGAACCAGGAATTCAGCCCGCGTTTCCTGCGCAGGTACCTCAATTTATTCGAAGACATCAAACAAGCTGTGAGCAGATATACACAGGACGTCAAGGAAAAGAAATTCCCCAATGACAAGGAACAATACTGA
- a CDS encoding 50S ribosomal protein L9 — translation MEIILKQYVKGLGEKNDIVTVRDGYGRNFLIPQGLGVIANSTNKKVLAENMKQSSFKETKIRKEAEDLAGLLKDKVFKIGAKVGESGKIFGSVTALQIADAIKEAGHTVDRKFITIKEEPIKELGAYSADVKLYKDIHATVQFEVVSE, via the coding sequence ATGGAAATCATACTGAAGCAATACGTGAAAGGCCTTGGCGAGAAAAATGACATCGTCACGGTTCGTGACGGATATGGCCGCAACTTCCTGATCCCACAGGGACTGGGTGTCATTGCCAATTCAACCAACAAAAAGGTGCTGGCGGAAAACATGAAGCAGTCATCCTTTAAGGAGACGAAGATTCGTAAGGAAGCTGAGGATCTCGCTGGCCTGTTAAAAGACAAGGTGTTCAAGATTGGTGCGAAAGTGGGAGAGTCCGGAAAGATTTTCGGTTCCGTTACCGCACTGCAAATTGCAGATGCCATCAAGGAAGCCGGTCACACCGTAGATCGCAAATTCATCACCATCAAGGAAGAACCCATTAAGGAACTGGGTGCTTACAGCGCTGATGTGAAACTGTACAAGGACATCCACGCCACTGTTCAATTCGAAGTGGTAAGCGAATAA
- a CDS encoding EamA family transporter, which yields MKSDIVRLHLVVVVFAFTGVIGKLISPAVNAPNLVMYRMLFAALGLGAYLIIKGQRLPPVSQWWKFLLVGLLVGCHWVFFFQAIKVSNVSVTLGCFASAALFTSLIEPLLTRSRFSKLDIVMSIMVMVGIYMIFEYAWTYWTGILYALASALLAALFTVINKKFVANSEVLSMSFLELLGGGVMLSAVVLCGETKLVWPGGEDLLYLLVLAWICTSFAFVMSNLVMKTLTAFQVSLTINLEPVYGIVLAVMIFGESERMSAGFYTGACLILATVVLYMPLKRWTKKRGKSKFPSFLG from the coding sequence ATGAAATCAGACATTGTTCGACTTCACCTGGTGGTGGTCGTTTTCGCGTTTACCGGGGTCATCGGAAAGTTGATCAGTCCGGCGGTCAATGCCCCGAATCTTGTCATGTACCGCATGTTGTTTGCGGCCCTGGGCTTGGGGGCATACCTTATCATTAAAGGTCAGCGCCTGCCTCCGGTATCGCAATGGTGGAAATTCCTGCTGGTCGGATTGCTGGTTGGCTGCCATTGGGTATTTTTCTTTCAGGCGATCAAGGTGTCCAATGTTTCAGTAACCCTGGGATGCTTCGCTTCCGCTGCATTGTTTACCTCCCTGATTGAACCATTGCTGACACGTAGCAGGTTTTCGAAGTTGGACATTGTCATGAGCATCATGGTCATGGTGGGCATCTACATGATCTTCGAATATGCATGGACGTACTGGACGGGCATCCTTTACGCGTTGGCATCTGCATTGCTGGCGGCGTTGTTCACAGTGATCAATAAGAAGTTTGTGGCAAATTCGGAAGTGCTTTCCATGAGTTTCCTGGAACTATTGGGTGGCGGTGTGATGTTGTCTGCCGTTGTTCTGTGCGGGGAAACAAAACTGGTATGGCCGGGTGGGGAAGACTTGCTTTATCTGCTGGTTCTTGCCTGGATATGCACATCATTTGCTTTTGTGATGTCCAATCTGGTGATGAAAACACTAACGGCCTTTCAGGTTTCCCTTACCATCAACCTGGAGCCTGTGTACGGAATCGTTCTGGCGGTGATGATCTTTGGCGAGTCGGAACGTATGTCGGCCGGTTTCTATACAGGGGCTTGTTTGATTCTTGCGACTGTGGTGCTGTATATGCCCCTGAAGAGGTGGACAAAAAAAAGAGGGAAATCAAAATTTCCCTCTTTCCTCGGTTGA